Below is a window of Anas platyrhynchos isolate ZD024472 breed Pekin duck chromosome 34, IASCAAS_PekinDuck_T2T, whole genome shotgun sequence DNA.
ccccagcacccccctggtgctgctgcatgaGCGGGGCTGGCCCCAtttgctgctggggctgccccccccccataagcacccctcccaccccccccccatctccttTCATCCCTGCCTTTCATCTCTCCCTTGGGGACGGAGCGCCGGTCACCGTGGCAACCCCCCAAAGTGCCCCCGCTTGTTGCCATGGCACCCACAGCACCTTggggtgccccagccccagcccagacccctgcagccccccccccccccatggctGTGCCCCACGGGCAGCCCCCTCCTGTGCTGAGCGTGGggtctccccccccctcctaaATCAGGGGGGTGGTGGgaaggggggggtgggaggtgcCCCCGCCTTGGGCATCCTCTGCGCTCACCCCGCAGCTGCGCCATGGCCATCAGGGAGGTAAGGCCCCGgtgcccctcagccccccagctgccccccagccctgactgtggggtcctggggtgggggtgggcagcccctgccatgCCCCACAACCCCTGCTCTGAGGTCTCAGCCCCTAACCCCATCCTGGGGGTCCCCGTGTGCCCCCAGCCGTggccctgaccctgaccctgaccctagcTCAGCACCCCCACAGCTGCCAGGGCCCCCCCctcctgctggggatggggggggggggggtgtctccggttgccatggcaacccaGTTGCCATATCGCCAAGGCCCCCCCATCACCACAGCTCAGGCATCCCGTTGCCATAGCGCCCTGTCACCATGGCACCCCGTCACCATGCCACCCTGTCCCCAAGGTCCCCTGTCACCGTGACACACCGTCACCATGGCAACCAGTCCCCAAAATCCCCCGTCACCAAGGCACCCTATTGCCATGGCGCCCCGTCACCGGGATCCCCCATCACCATGGCACCCCAGCACCAAGGTCCCCTGTCACCATGACAcgcggttgccatggcaaccagTCCCCAATGTCCCCTGTCACCAAGGTGCCCTATTGCCATGGTGCCCCACCACCAACATCCCCCCCGTCACCATGGCACGCCATAACTGTGTCACCCTGTCACCATGTCACCCTGTCACCCCGTCACCCCGCCACCTCCCACCCCTCTCCGTgacacccccaggagctgcgcAGTGCCCGTTTCTGGCGGGCCGTGCTGGCGGAGGCGCTGGCGACGCTGATCTTCGTGGGGGTGGTGCTGGGCGCCTCGGtgacccccagccccttggcacCGGCGCTGGCGGGGGGCTTGGTGGCCGCGGCGCTGCCCCACACCCTCGGGACCCCCCAGGCCAACCCGGCGCTGACGCTGGCGCTGCTCTGCACCCGCAAGCTGAGCGCCCTGCGCGGCGCCGCCGGGCTCCTGGCCCAGTGCACCGGGGCCGTGCTGGCCTCCGCCGCCGCGCGCTCGGCGCTGCCGGACGATGCCAGCCTGGTCACCAGGGTGAGCGTCCCCCCCCCTGACCCCGTGcacgtccccgtccccgtcccggTGCTGGCGGGCGCTGAGGCTGGGCCGTGGCCGCAGGTGAGCGCGGCGGGGACGGCGGGGCAGGCGTGGGGCTGGGAGACCTTCGCCACCTTCCAGCTGGCGCTCGCCGCCTTTGCCACCGCCGAGCGGGCGGCCGGCCCCGCCGGGCTGGCCCTGGGCAGCGCTGTGGCTGCCGGAGCCCTGGCTGCGGTAAGGACCCCCCCCCGTGTGCCCCCACCTCAACTGTggggtccccagccccctgcccagccctgaccccctgcccccaggggcCGTTCTCGGGGGGCAGCATGAACCCAGCCCGCTCACTGGGGCCCGCCATCGTCACCGGCATCTGGGACGACCACTGGGTGAGTCGGTGGCACCCCCAGGTGCTgtgtcccgtcccccccccatTCCTCAAGACACTGCTGTGGGGTTGGGTGCCcctggctgcagcatggaactcCCCCACCCCGTCCTCCCCCCAGGACAAGGAGCTCTTCTCTCACcctctgctgcacccccagaTTTGGTCCCCTTGGTCCCCCCCCGCAAAGGACAGGTCCCCCCCGTCCCCAACCTTGGTGCAGGGCcccctggtgtccccatcccaaacgtgggaccccccccgggcccTCACCCTTAGAGCAGGTCCCTCCAGTCAGCCTCCATCCCTGgtgtgccccccccgccccattaCCCCAGCATCCCCTGGCACCCTTAgggcacccccagacccccacaTCCCCCCGGCAGCCCCTGAGCACGTCCCCCTGACGCGGCCCCCCCCAGGTGTACTGGCTGGGGCCGGTGGCGGGCGCGGTGCTGGCTGCCTTCTCCTACGAGTTCGTCTTCGCCCCCGGTGCCTCGCGGGAGAAGCTGGGCGCCTGCCTCGCCTGCCGGGACGTGGCGCCGGTGGAGGCCACCAGCCCGACCCCCTCCTCGCCCTCCACTGCCCCCCCCAGGGGTCCCCCTCcagcccagcagggccaggacGCAGCCTGAGCCCCCGCAGCAGGGGGACGAGGTGCCCCCAGCAGAAAgagggggaccggggggggggggggggggctccttgcacccccccccccccaaaacctccttCCCCATGGGGATTAAAGGCGGCTTGGGGCCAGAGCTGGGCGCAGAGTGGTGCTGTGGGGCTAGGGGGGTCTGGAGGGTcaaggggtgctgggggggggctcccttCATCCCTTCACCCCCCCAGCTGTGCCCCAcggtgggggccgggggctgctcccgTCCCGTGCCGGGCGCTGAGCGCAGCAAAGTTTTTTGTCGCAGCCTCTGCAGCCCCGGCAGATTCCTGCGGGCGCCAATGGCCGGGCCCGGCCCTAATCCCCCCGCCCGGGGGCTTAGCGCCCGCTAAGCCGGGCTGAATAACCAGcgccggggcgggggggccACCATGGCCCCCAGGAGGGGGGggtggcagctgcagcccccgggaTGTGGGGCTGAACGGgaggcacccccagcccccaagatgtggggttggggtgggctggctcccagcgctgccccccTGCAGTGTCACCCAA
It encodes the following:
- the LOC119714612 gene encoding aquaporin-2-like isoform X1, which produces MAIREELRSARFWRAVLAEALATLIFVGVVLGASVTPSPLAPALAGGLVAAALPHTLGTPQANPALTLALLCTRKLSALRGAAGLLAQCTGAVLASAAARSALPDDASLVTRVSVPPPDPVHVPVPVPVLAGAEAGPWPQVSAAGTAGQAWGWETFATFQLALAAFATAERAAGPAGLALGSAVAAGALAAGPFSGGSMNPARSLGPAIVTGIWDDHWVYWLGPVAGAVLAAFSYEFVFAPGASREKLGACLACRDVAPVEATSPTPSSPSTAPPRGPPPAQQGQDAA
- the LOC119714612 gene encoding aquaporin-2-like isoform X2 yields the protein MAIREELRSARFWRAVLAEALATLIFVGVVLGASVTPSPLAPALAGGLVAAALPHTLGTPQANPALTLALLCTRKLSALRGAAGLLAQCTGAVLASAAARSALPDDASLVTRVSAAGTAGQAWGWETFATFQLALAAFATAERAAGPAGLALGSAVAAGALAAGPFSGGSMNPARSLGPAIVTGIWDDHWVYWLGPVAGAVLAAFSYEFVFAPGASREKLGACLACRDVAPVEATSPTPSSPSTAPPRGPPPAQQGQDAA